From a single Paenibacillus sp. FSL W8-0426 genomic region:
- a CDS encoding MBL fold metallo-hydrolase, protein MRMTREHHVIQVSFLPRLFPVNVYLVEEEDGLTLIDAGMPFSYKGILKAAGSLGKPITRIILTHAHGDHVGALDRLHEALPDAEVCISSRDALLLKGDASLLPHEPQTPVRGSVPKGIRTRPDRVLEDGDRIGSLVAIATPGHTPGHMAFMDTRSRVLIAGDAYQSRGGLAVSGRLRPLFPFPALATWNGELALASAKRLAELEPSVLAVGHGRMLRQPAAAMRAAAADAEQRLRPAGGRV, encoded by the coding sequence ATGCGCATGACCCGTGAACATCATGTCATCCAGGTTTCGTTTCTGCCCCGTCTCTTTCCCGTCAACGTATATCTTGTGGAAGAAGAGGACGGCTTAACATTAATTGATGCAGGCATGCCCTTCAGTTACAAAGGGATTCTGAAGGCGGCCGGATCATTAGGCAAACCGATTACCCGCATCATTCTGACCCACGCCCATGGCGACCATGTAGGCGCACTCGATCGCCTGCACGAGGCCCTGCCGGATGCCGAAGTGTGCATCTCTTCTCGCGATGCCTTGCTGCTGAAGGGCGACGCCTCCCTGCTGCCTCACGAGCCCCAGACCCCTGTCCGCGGCAGCGTGCCGAAAGGCATCCGCACCCGTCCGGACCGGGTGCTGGAAGATGGCGACCGCATCGGCTCCCTGGTCGCCATCGCCACACCAGGCCATACGCCGGGGCATATGGCCTTCATGGATACGCGCAGCCGCGTGCTGATCGCCGGCGACGCGTACCAGTCGCGCGGCGGCCTGGCCGTGTCCGGCCGCCTGCGCCCGCTCTTCCCGTTCCCCGCGCTTGCGACCTGGAACGGGGAACTGGCCCTGGCCAGCGCGAAGCGGCTGGCCGAGCTGGAACCGTCCGTGCTCGCCGTAGGCCACGGACGGATGCTGCGCCAGCCCGCGGCGGCGATGCGGGCAGCCGCGGCTGACGCCGAGCAGCGGCTGCGCCCTGCCGGGGGGCGCGTATGA
- a CDS encoding Rrf2 family transcriptional regulator codes for MNSEFTIAVHCLVFLSMKAECMANSEDLSQSVGTHPARVRKVLSVLRKHGYLTTKEGAHGGYILSRASKEIKLGELYRLVAGGSLGPSWCSGELDSPCIVSSNMREVMGSIYDGGENALSIYFDGISIEDVKRRIGESERITRL; via the coding sequence ATGAACAGTGAGTTTACGATTGCTGTCCACTGTCTCGTCTTTCTGTCCATGAAGGCTGAGTGCATGGCCAATAGCGAAGACTTGTCGCAGAGCGTCGGCACTCATCCGGCGAGAGTGCGCAAGGTGTTAAGCGTGCTGCGCAAGCATGGCTATCTGACAACGAAGGAAGGCGCACATGGGGGGTATATCCTTAGCCGGGCCAGCAAGGAGATCAAGCTTGGCGAGTTGTACAGGCTGGTTGCGGGCGGTTCGCTCGGTCCAAGCTGGTGCTCGGGAGAGCTGGATTCGCCATGTATCGTATCCTCCAATATGCGGGAAGTCATGGGTTCCATCTATGATGGCGGGGAGAATGCGCTAAGCATTTATTTTGACGGCATTTCGATTGAGGACGTTAAGCGGCGCATCGGCGAATCAGAACGGATTACCCGCTTATGA
- a CDS encoding ABC transporter substrate-binding protein: MKTKKASMLSTMFLSGVLLLSACSAGSSSGSETAGSSGSAEGSAAQTQSTAAVGLDGPYQATDLSKLPASAKERTDTIIVALTDPSGAFTPYFHQSGYDGNVASLLFASLVTVDQQGLPVADLAESWDVSDDQLTYTFHLRPDSKFSDGSPLTSEDVAFTWTILHDKAYDGGFDIFSTHVKGGQAYTDGKADHIEGIKIIDPLTISVTLEQPNATALLTLGSEVLSKAYYGKEYKFGQLDYIKQLHAAPVGNGPYKLDKFLPGQEVRFIANEYYYKGKPKAERFIYKTSEGDTWQFIETGEIDFAAFTATQENIDKLKSLPYLNLLPYTPSTYGYLQLNLEHEQLKEKEVRQAITYGLDRQSIYVDANHGAGAVANIPASPISWSYTEDGINPYAYDPDKANQLLDEAGWVRGADGIREKNGTKLSLHFLGTKSPATDVFIAVAKENFEAIGIQFQPEVFADFNALVSKVEGGDYDMASFSTPMLTDPSEGVYQFVDGEIKGYDNPKVKELYQKGLATTDIEERKQVYKELYQLLNDELPVIFTSYRKTVYAYNGRIEGLSVSPFRGIATSLPEWSLK; this comes from the coding sequence ATGAAAACGAAGAAAGCTTCGATGTTGTCCACCATGTTTCTTAGCGGAGTGTTGTTGTTGTCCGCTTGCTCGGCAGGCAGCAGCTCCGGATCCGAAACAGCCGGCTCTTCCGGGAGTGCCGAAGGTTCGGCTGCCCAGACCCAATCCACTGCCGCCGTCGGCTTGGATGGACCTTATCAAGCCACCGATTTGAGCAAATTGCCGGCGTCTGCCAAGGAACGTACGGACACGATCATTGTGGCATTGACGGATCCGAGCGGCGCATTCACTCCTTATTTCCACCAGAGCGGTTATGACGGCAATGTTGCCTCACTGCTGTTTGCTTCGCTCGTCACCGTCGATCAACAAGGCTTGCCCGTGGCTGATCTGGCTGAAAGCTGGGACGTGTCGGACGATCAGCTGACCTATACGTTTCATCTTCGCCCTGACTCCAAATTCAGCGACGGTTCGCCCCTAACCTCGGAAGACGTAGCCTTTACCTGGACCATTCTGCACGATAAAGCTTATGACGGCGGATTTGATATCTTCTCGACTCACGTCAAAGGCGGGCAGGCCTATACGGACGGGAAAGCGGATCATATCGAGGGCATCAAAATCATTGATCCGCTAACGATCTCCGTTACGCTTGAGCAGCCCAACGCAACCGCTTTGTTGACACTTGGCTCGGAAGTGTTGTCCAAAGCCTACTACGGCAAAGAGTACAAATTCGGCCAACTCGACTACATCAAGCAGCTGCATGCCGCTCCAGTCGGCAACGGGCCGTACAAGTTGGATAAGTTCCTGCCCGGGCAGGAAGTGCGCTTCATTGCCAACGAGTATTACTACAAAGGTAAACCGAAAGCCGAGCGTTTTATTTACAAAACGTCCGAAGGGGATACCTGGCAATTCATCGAAACAGGCGAGATCGACTTTGCCGCGTTCACGGCCACCCAGGAGAACATCGATAAACTCAAATCGCTGCCATACCTGAATCTGCTGCCTTACACGCCAAGTACATACGGGTATTTGCAGTTGAATCTGGAACATGAACAGCTGAAAGAAAAAGAGGTCCGCCAAGCGATTACCTACGGGCTTGATCGGCAATCGATCTATGTCGATGCCAACCATGGAGCCGGTGCAGTAGCGAACATCCCGGCCTCCCCGATTTCGTGGTCCTATACGGAAGACGGCATCAATCCGTATGCCTATGATCCGGACAAAGCCAACCAGCTGCTGGATGAAGCGGGCTGGGTTCGCGGCGCGGACGGCATACGCGAAAAGAACGGCACCAAGCTGTCCTTGCACTTCCTCGGCACCAAAAGCCCGGCAACCGATGTTTTCATTGCCGTAGCCAAGGAAAACTTCGAAGCGATCGGCATCCAGTTCCAGCCGGAAGTATTCGCCGACTTCAACGCGCTCGTCTCCAAAGTGGAGGGCGGAGATTATGACATGGCCTCCTTCTCGACTCCCATGCTGACTGACCCTTCCGAAGGGGTTTATCAATTCGTGGATGGCGAAATCAAGGGATATGACAATCCCAAAGTCAAGGAATTGTACCAAAAAGGGCTCGCCACGACAGACATCGAGGAACGCAAACAAGTCTACAAAGAGCTCTACCAGCTTCTGAACGATGAACTCCCCGTTATTTTCACCAGCTATCGCAAAACGGTATATGCCTATAACGGGCGCATCGAAGGGTTATCCGTCAGCCCGTTCCGCGGGATCGCGACCAGCCTGCCGGAATGGAGCTTGAAATAA
- a CDS encoding ABC transporter ATP-binding protein, translated as MSEPLLEVKRLKTYFPIKKGLLNRTTGYVKAVDDVSITIRSGETFGLVGESGSGKSTVGRTIVRLTDKTDGQVLFKGADLHALSPQDIRRIRPRLQLIFQDPYSSLNPRIRIGDAIGEALLDHGLSDAGNVRDQVKEILEACGLSVAHIDRFPHEFSGGQRQRIGIARALVLNPDLIIADEPVSALDVSIQAQIINLFKRQQQQRGLSYLFISHDLSVVEHLCNRIGVMYLGSMVETASRDELFRNPLHPYTKALLSAVPLPIPKLKRERIVLQGDIPSPVNPPAGCKFHTRCPWAQEVCSQQVPEYRKAGSDHWVACHLV; from the coding sequence ATGAGTGAGCCTCTGTTGGAAGTAAAACGCCTGAAGACGTATTTTCCGATCAAAAAAGGGCTGCTGAACCGCACGACCGGATACGTCAAAGCGGTGGACGACGTCAGCATTACGATCCGATCGGGCGAAACCTTCGGCCTGGTTGGCGAATCCGGCAGCGGCAAAAGCACGGTTGGACGCACGATCGTTCGGCTGACGGATAAAACCGACGGACAGGTTCTGTTCAAGGGGGCAGACCTTCACGCCTTGTCTCCTCAAGACATCCGGCGGATTCGGCCCCGGCTGCAATTGATATTTCAAGATCCATACAGCTCCTTGAATCCCCGAATACGCATTGGGGACGCTATCGGAGAAGCGCTGCTCGACCACGGACTGAGCGATGCCGGCAATGTACGCGACCAGGTTAAGGAAATATTGGAGGCATGCGGCCTTTCCGTCGCCCACATCGACCGCTTTCCGCATGAATTTTCGGGCGGTCAACGACAGCGGATCGGCATTGCGAGAGCTTTGGTACTGAATCCCGACCTGATCATTGCCGACGAGCCGGTATCCGCGCTGGACGTTTCGATCCAGGCGCAAATCATCAATTTGTTCAAACGGCAGCAGCAACAACGGGGCCTTTCCTACCTGTTCATCTCCCATGACTTGAGCGTCGTCGAACATCTCTGCAACCGCATCGGCGTGATGTACCTGGGTTCCATGGTGGAAACGGCGAGCCGGGACGAGCTGTTTCGCAACCCGCTTCATCCATATACCAAAGCCTTGCTGTCGGCAGTGCCCCTGCCGATTCCCAAGCTCAAAAGGGAACGCATCGTGCTGCAAGGAGACATCCCCAGTCCGGTCAACCCGCCGGCTGGCTGCAAATTCCATACCCGCTGCCCGTGGGCACAGGAAGTTTGCTCGCAGCAAGTGCCCGAGTACCGAAAAGCCGGCAGCGATCACTGGGTAGCCTGCCATTTGGTATAG
- a CDS encoding lactonase family protein → MEQSIHNETLFYVGTYASADQPGIYLCALNNDTGEMRVVNWMQGVDNPSYLALCPKADCLYAASETEEGELFVYRRDPATSELHLMDRKRTEGSSPCYVSVTRDGRWVLTSNYGSGSVNVFPVGDQGTLDEMSAMVQHVGSGESKERQEGPHAHSIQPDPSGQYAVVCDLGLDQMIVYRLDEEGRLVTHRELKQPPGSGPRHLVFHPSEKWAYAVNELNNTVSAYLYDLRRGEFTVIQHVSTLPEGHDGTGTAADIRVSACGRFLYASNRGDDSIVLYHIDQETGKLEAAQWTSTIGRTPRNFNLLPGGILLVANQDTDSIVGFRMDEEDGRLTHNGFKLEIPRPVCIVPVV, encoded by the coding sequence ATGGAACAGTCAATCCACAATGAGACGTTATTTTATGTAGGGACGTATGCTTCTGCCGATCAGCCGGGAATCTACCTGTGCGCCTTGAATAATGACACGGGCGAAATGAGAGTGGTCAACTGGATGCAAGGCGTGGACAACCCTTCGTATCTGGCGCTCTGCCCGAAGGCCGATTGCCTGTATGCGGCGAGTGAAACGGAGGAGGGCGAATTGTTCGTGTACCGCCGCGACCCGGCGACGAGCGAGCTTCATTTGATGGATCGCAAACGTACGGAAGGATCGTCCCCTTGTTACGTGTCGGTCACTCGCGATGGTCGATGGGTCCTGACCTCCAATTACGGAAGCGGCAGCGTCAACGTGTTTCCGGTCGGGGATCAAGGTACGCTGGATGAAATGAGCGCAATGGTGCAGCATGTCGGCAGCGGGGAGAGCAAAGAGCGTCAGGAAGGCCCGCATGCGCATTCCATCCAGCCTGACCCGTCTGGCCAATACGCCGTGGTGTGCGATCTGGGATTGGATCAAATGATCGTCTATCGGCTGGATGAGGAGGGACGCCTTGTTACCCACCGCGAGCTCAAGCAGCCGCCTGGTTCAGGTCCAAGGCATCTTGTGTTCCATCCGAGCGAAAAGTGGGCATATGCCGTCAATGAACTGAACAACACGGTTTCCGCGTATTTGTACGACCTTCGCAGGGGAGAATTTACGGTCATCCAACATGTCTCCACACTGCCTGAAGGGCATGACGGCACGGGAACGGCAGCCGATATTCGCGTATCGGCATGCGGACGATTCCTGTACGCGTCCAATCGCGGCGACGACAGCATCGTGCTCTATCACATCGACCAGGAAACCGGAAAGCTGGAAGCAGCGCAATGGACATCCACGATCGGCCGGACGCCGCGAAACTTCAACCTTTTGCCCGGAGGCATTCTGCTCGTGGCCAATCAGGATACCGACAGCATTGTAGGCTTCCGAATGGATGAGGAGGACGGAAGGTTGACCCATAACGGGTTCAAGCTGGAGATACCGCGCCCGGTGTGCATCGTGCCCGTCGTTTGA
- a CDS encoding S-layer homology domain-containing protein: protein MKKNILATVAAGALLTISLGAGPIHADQAKFTDIQGLAGADKIESLHQDGRIKGITDSLFKPGQQLTTAQGIQLIADGLDLNLDAIRFVKQPLPSDRFSKVLDGVWYSDAFIRAQYNGIQLEADIDPSQPLTREQFTMFLMQGIESKGALPMIKINPLDVADEDEITPSYQGAIQRSLVFKINTLDENGKFNPKQTVTRAEAAVMMYNSIKHMESFHAPQIPEMPEK from the coding sequence ATGAAAAAGAACATTTTAGCCACAGTTGCCGCTGGAGCACTGCTTACCATTTCGCTGGGCGCCGGTCCGATTCATGCCGATCAGGCCAAATTCACCGATATTCAGGGTCTCGCCGGAGCGGACAAGATCGAATCGCTGCATCAGGACGGCCGGATCAAGGGCATCACCGATTCCCTGTTCAAACCAGGGCAGCAGCTCACCACCGCTCAAGGCATACAACTTATTGCGGATGGACTGGACCTCAATCTCGATGCCATCCGTTTCGTCAAACAGCCGCTGCCAAGCGACAGGTTCTCGAAGGTGCTCGACGGGGTATGGTATAGCGACGCTTTTATCCGCGCCCAATATAATGGAATCCAGCTTGAAGCCGACATCGATCCGTCCCAGCCGCTGACGCGCGAGCAGTTCACCATGTTCCTGATGCAAGGCATCGAGAGCAAAGGTGCTCTCCCCATGATCAAAATCAATCCGCTCGACGTTGCTGACGAAGATGAGATTACGCCAAGTTATCAGGGAGCCATCCAGCGTTCCCTCGTATTCAAAATCAATACCCTTGACGAGAACGGCAAGTTCAATCCCAAACAAACGGTCACCCGCGCCGAAGCCGCGGTCATGATGTACAACTCGATCAAACACATGGAGAGCTTCCATGCGCCTCAAATTCCGGAAATGCCGGAAAAATAA
- the opp4C gene encoding oligopeptide ABC transporter permease: protein MSFPPISGSRAKSGQLRQTLAHVEAPQAEPGRKAPGYGIEPGPQSQPNLPPQSRKSSLWRIAIRRLSKNKLAMAGLIVVVLMFLACFLGPLFSPYTDNKINMAAMKQAPSLRHWLGTDALGRDVLTRVLMAGRISLTVGLASMVLSVFIGALLGAIAGYYRGIVDQVIMRVADLLLTIPGLPLLFIFGALLSEWKVPPESRMYIVMLMLSFVNWPGMARMIRGQMLSLREREFMQAAVVLGLRDRRKLFHHLLPNIVPLLIVMATLSIGGSILSESVLSFFGLGVMPPTPTWGNMIDAANNMIDFQTHPWLWIPPGLSIFLTVIAINIFGDGLRDVLDPKQKR from the coding sequence ATGTCATTCCCCCCTATTAGCGGTTCCCGTGCGAAAAGCGGGCAGCTCCGCCAAACGCTGGCACATGTCGAAGCCCCCCAAGCAGAGCCTGGACGGAAAGCACCCGGTTATGGCATCGAGCCCGGGCCGCAATCTCAGCCGAATTTGCCGCCGCAGTCACGCAAGTCTTCCCTGTGGCGGATCGCGATCCGGCGATTGTCCAAAAACAAATTGGCCATGGCCGGCTTGATCGTCGTTGTTCTGATGTTTCTCGCCTGCTTCCTTGGGCCGCTGTTCTCTCCCTACACCGATAACAAAATCAACATGGCGGCCATGAAACAGGCGCCTAGCTTGCGTCACTGGCTCGGCACAGACGCGCTGGGCAGGGACGTGCTTACACGCGTGCTCATGGCCGGGCGCATCTCCTTGACCGTGGGACTCGCCTCCATGGTATTGTCTGTATTCATCGGTGCCTTGCTCGGTGCCATCGCAGGTTATTACCGCGGCATCGTCGATCAAGTCATCATGCGCGTAGCCGACCTGCTGCTGACCATTCCGGGCCTGCCGCTGCTCTTCATCTTCGGAGCACTGCTCTCCGAATGGAAGGTGCCCCCGGAATCGCGAATGTACATCGTGATGCTTATGCTCAGTTTCGTCAACTGGCCCGGCATGGCCCGCATGATTCGCGGACAGATGCTGAGCCTGCGGGAGAGAGAATTCATGCAGGCAGCGGTAGTGCTTGGGCTGCGCGACCGACGCAAGCTGTTCCATCATTTGCTGCCAAATATCGTTCCACTGCTGATCGTTATGGCTACGCTTAGCATCGGCGGCTCGATTCTTAGCGAATCGGTCCTCAGCTTTTTCGGCTTGGGCGTTATGCCTCCGACACCAACGTGGGGGAACATGATCGATGCAGCCAACAACATGATCGATTTCCAGACGCACCCTTGGTTATGGATTCCTCCCGGGTTATCCATCTTCCTCACGGTCATTGCCATCAACATTTTCGGCGACGGCCTGCGCGACGTCCTGGATCCAAAACAGAAAAGGTAG
- a CDS encoding ABC transporter ATP-binding protein — protein sequence MAGILEIDRLETKFQTEEGLITAVNGVSLSVREGETVCIVGESGCGKSVTAMSVMGLVDEQTGRVTHGEIRFCGKDLLRESKASLRHIRGNDISMIFQEPMSSLNPVLKIGQQLMEPLRVHLKLTRAEARARAIELIRQVGISRPEQIADSYPHELSGGMLQRIMIAMAVSCGPKLLIADEPTTALDVTIQAQILDMLRTIKSETGMSILMITHDLGVVAEMADYVVVMYAGQVVEEGEVVQLFENPKHPYTQGLLRSKPILNQRHEELYSIPGQVPDPLSLTDSCHFHDRCGQCMPICRERPPRLRDVGQGQKASCWLYEEVNAHE from the coding sequence ATGGCCGGCATTTTGGAAATTGACCGCCTGGAAACGAAATTCCAGACGGAAGAAGGTCTTATTACCGCCGTCAACGGTGTAAGCCTTAGCGTACGCGAAGGCGAAACGGTATGCATCGTCGGAGAATCGGGATGTGGGAAAAGCGTCACCGCCATGTCCGTCATGGGGCTGGTCGACGAGCAGACAGGGCGCGTTACGCATGGCGAGATTCGTTTCTGCGGCAAAGATTTGCTGCGTGAGAGCAAGGCATCCCTTCGTCATATCCGCGGAAATGACATCTCCATGATTTTTCAGGAACCGATGTCTTCGTTGAATCCTGTGCTGAAAATCGGGCAGCAGCTTATGGAACCACTCAGGGTCCATCTGAAGCTGACGCGGGCGGAGGCCCGTGCACGTGCCATCGAGTTAATCCGGCAGGTAGGGATCTCGCGGCCCGAACAGATTGCCGACAGCTATCCCCATGAGCTTAGCGGCGGCATGCTTCAGCGAATCATGATCGCCATGGCGGTCTCCTGCGGTCCCAAGCTATTGATTGCGGATGAGCCTACGACGGCGCTGGACGTAACTATCCAGGCACAAATTCTTGATATGCTCCGTACCATCAAATCCGAAACGGGCATGTCCATCCTGATGATCACCCACGATCTTGGAGTCGTTGCCGAGATGGCGGATTACGTGGTCGTCATGTATGCAGGCCAGGTGGTGGAAGAGGGAGAAGTCGTACAGCTGTTCGAAAATCCCAAGCATCCTTATACTCAGGGACTGCTCCGTTCGAAGCCCATTCTGAATCAGCGGCACGAGGAACTGTACTCGATTCCTGGTCAAGTTCCGGACCCGCTTTCCCTAACGGACTCCTGTCATTTCCATGATCGTTGCGGGCAGTGCATGCCCATCTGCCGGGAGCGCCCGCCGCGGCTGCGGGACGTGGGCCAAGGACAAAAAGCATCCTGCTGGCTCTATGAGGAGGTAAATGCCCATGAGTGA
- a CDS encoding ABC transporter permease: MSTYVTKRLSYMILILLAASVLIFSLYALTPGDFISSNIKLSPERKAELREIYGLDKPVLDRYLTWMGNAMRGEFGYSLAQQKPVLTLFNEYIWNSFLLAAVSTFFTWIIAVIVGVIAAYKQYSWFDTLVMVAIFAAMSVPSFFIGLFLIKMLAVDLKWLPPGGMMTTGSNATGMAYVREVIEHMTLPVIVMTLLGVGSLTRYFRSNMIEVIRQDYIRTARAKGLKENKVLYTHALRNALLPAITLVGFELPSLFGGSLIIERIFNWPGIGQLYMQSFTLRDYPLLMGFTMFIAILTVIGTLLSDVLYHVADPRVRLQ; encoded by the coding sequence ATGAGCACATACGTCACCAAGCGATTGTCCTATATGATTCTCATTCTTCTGGCAGCGTCGGTACTGATCTTCAGCCTGTACGCACTGACGCCGGGGGATTTCATCTCCAGCAACATCAAGCTCAGCCCGGAGCGAAAGGCGGAGCTTCGGGAAATTTACGGTCTGGACAAACCCGTTCTGGACAGGTACTTGACCTGGATGGGCAATGCGATGCGGGGCGAATTCGGTTATTCGCTGGCACAGCAGAAGCCCGTGCTTACGCTGTTCAACGAATATATCTGGAACTCGTTCCTGCTCGCCGCAGTGTCTACCTTCTTCACCTGGATCATAGCCGTCATTGTCGGGGTCATCGCGGCCTACAAACAGTATTCATGGTTCGATACGCTGGTGATGGTCGCCATATTCGCAGCCATGTCGGTACCGTCCTTTTTTATCGGCCTGTTTCTGATCAAAATGCTGGCCGTCGATCTGAAATGGCTGCCGCCAGGGGGCATGATGACTACCGGAAGCAATGCGACGGGTATGGCTTACGTGCGGGAGGTCATTGAACATATGACACTCCCCGTCATTGTCATGACTTTGCTGGGTGTAGGGTCGTTAACCAGGTACTTCCGCAGCAACATGATCGAAGTTATCCGGCAGGACTACATACGCACCGCGCGGGCCAAAGGACTGAAGGAAAACAAGGTGCTGTATACCCATGCCCTAAGGAATGCGCTCCTTCCGGCCATCACGCTGGTAGGCTTCGAGCTGCCATCGCTGTTCGGCGGATCACTGATCATCGAACGAATCTTCAATTGGCCGGGCATCGGCCAGCTCTACATGCAGTCGTTTACGCTGCGGGACTATCCGTTGCTGATGGGTTTCACCATGTTCATCGCCATTCTGACCGTGATCGGGACGCTTTTGTCGGACGTGCTCTACCATGTTGCCGACCCGCGCGTCCGGCTGCAATAG
- a CDS encoding AraC family transcriptional regulator, whose amino-acid sequence MKPYDKLLAMRKSDGFHLQKLIVLPDPLLQEASGHPITAGLHVTDIGYFHKAEHHYRNRPAGCPSHIIMYCAEGTGWYSVGGSERHEVNAGNLVVLPANMAHVYGAHASEPWSIYWVHLRGTLSNNYIEPLLNEGVTAMAPAKTQKWLELFHECYGTLETGYSMQTMMYASQIAGYMLGMLAYGSGTDHESMSSKRAAEKSVQYMLQHLEGAVSLKELAAQARLSVPHYSQLFKQATGYSPIDYYLRLKIQHSCRYLDFTDWTVKQISSELGFKDPYYFSRLFSKMMGRSPTEYRNKSKG is encoded by the coding sequence ATGAAACCATATGACAAACTTCTCGCCATGCGCAAATCGGACGGATTTCACCTGCAAAAGCTGATCGTTCTGCCTGACCCGCTGCTGCAAGAAGCCTCCGGCCATCCCATTACCGCCGGACTGCACGTGACCGATATCGGGTATTTCCACAAGGCAGAGCACCATTACCGCAATCGTCCTGCCGGTTGCCCTTCCCATATCATCATGTATTGTGCCGAGGGCACAGGATGGTATTCCGTCGGTGGGAGCGAGCGGCATGAGGTGAATGCAGGCAATCTGGTTGTTCTCCCTGCCAACATGGCTCACGTGTACGGGGCGCATGCGTCCGAACCTTGGAGCATCTACTGGGTTCACTTGCGCGGCACCCTGTCGAACAATTACATCGAGCCGTTGTTGAACGAAGGCGTGACCGCCATGGCTCCCGCCAAAACGCAAAAATGGCTTGAACTTTTTCACGAATGTTACGGTACATTGGAGACCGGTTACTCGATGCAAACGATGATGTATGCCTCCCAGATCGCCGGATACATGCTCGGCATGCTCGCATACGGCTCCGGGACAGATCATGAGTCAATGAGCAGCAAACGGGCAGCCGAGAAATCGGTGCAATACATGCTCCAGCATCTCGAAGGCGCGGTCAGTCTCAAGGAACTAGCGGCTCAAGCCCGCCTGTCCGTCCCTCATTATTCGCAATTGTTCAAGCAGGCGACCGGTTACTCGCCCATCGACTATTATTTGCGGCTCAAAATCCAGCATTCCTGCCGCTACCTTGATTTTACCGATTGGACGGTCAAACAGATCAGCTCGGAGCTCGGGTTCAAGGACCCCTACTACTTTTCCCGTCTATTCAGCAAAATGATGGGCCGTTCGCCTACCGAATATCGCAACAAATCGAAAGGATAA
- a CDS encoding nitroreductase family protein: MSSIENNETLRVISERHAVKKYEKGFVMPEADLNAILTAASEAPSSWNLQHWKFLVIESEADKEKLLPIAYGQSQITDSSVTIAVLGDLEANRNAVIYDQAVEAGALSSEVRDALVGQINRAYENPQTAREEAIRNASLASQNIMLAARALGYDSCPMGGYNPKQLIETFNIPARYVPNMLITIGKAAQPARPSGRLPLSEVVVKGSF, encoded by the coding sequence ATGTCCAGCATTGAAAACAACGAAACACTTCGCGTGATCAGCGAGCGTCACGCCGTTAAAAAGTATGAAAAAGGCTTCGTTATGCCGGAAGCCGACCTGAATGCCATTCTGACGGCAGCGAGCGAAGCGCCGTCCTCCTGGAACCTTCAGCATTGGAAGTTCCTGGTGATCGAATCCGAGGCCGATAAAGAAAAATTGCTGCCTATCGCTTATGGCCAGTCGCAAATTACGGACAGCTCCGTGACGATTGCCGTATTGGGAGATTTGGAAGCTAACCGCAATGCCGTCATTTACGATCAAGCGGTAGAGGCGGGAGCCCTTTCTTCCGAGGTTCGCGACGCGCTTGTCGGGCAAATCAACAGAGCCTATGAAAACCCCCAAACCGCTCGCGAAGAAGCGATCCGCAACGCTTCCCTCGCTTCCCAGAACATCATGCTGGCAGCGCGAGCACTTGGATACGATTCCTGCCCGATGGGGGGATACAACCCGAAACAACTGATTGAAACGTTCAACATCCCTGCGCGTTATGTGCCGAACATGCTGATCACGATCGGCAAGGCTGCGCAGCCTGCGCGTCCTTCGGGTCGTCTGCCGTTGTCCGAGGTTGTTGTCAAAGGATCGTTCTAA